Proteins encoded together in one Miscanthus floridulus cultivar M001 chromosome 16, ASM1932011v1, whole genome shotgun sequence window:
- the LOC136512317 gene encoding DNA repair protein RAD51 homolog 2-like isoform X2 yields the protein MANMPVSEMRLPPHLAHLLAARRLDTAKVSLSIPPPLLPPLLLTARASGLRSVPIQDVLSLPEVELMAILDAGLPTARAAVALVSEAACPPCQTALALLEERVRLGGGGRLATTLCGLDEALGGGIPMGKLTEVVGPSGIGKTQFCLKLALLAALPEYYGGLDGRVVYIDTEFKFSSRRMIEIGQKSFPQIFRQEGLAQKMAGRILVTRPTSLADFTKSLEEMKVTLLQHDVKLLIVDSMAALMSLENEKATAGFRQHPLRWTLSFLKSIAEFSRVPVVVTNQVRSQSNDDGYHFSFEVDKKDGNKCAERFDSHLVAALGIQWAHAITVRLVFESHSGHRFIKVAKSPMSPAVAFPFVVESSGITLLSDESIDVTGPEITSIRCQGQNVLAR from the exons ATGGCGAACATGCCGGTATCGGAGATGCGGCTTCCTCCCCACCTCGCCCACCTCCTCGCCGCGCGCCGCCTCGACACCGCCAAGGTCAGCCTCTCGATTCCACCTCCATTGCTGCCGCCGCTACTCCTAACTGCGCGCGCCTCGGGCCTGCGCTCTGTCCCTATCCAGGACGTGCTGTCGCTGCCGGAGGTGGAGCTCATGGCCATCCTCGACGCCGGCCTCCCAACCGCACGCGCGGCCGTCGCCCTCGTCAGCGAGGCCGCCTGCCCGCCCTGCCAGACG GCGCTCGCACTTCTGGAGGAGCGCGTCAGGTTAGGAGGCGGCGGCCGGCTGGCCACCACGCTCTGCGGGTTGGACGAGGCATTGGGCGGAGGAATCCCCATGGGAAAGCTCACTGAGGTCGTTGGGCCCTCGGGGATCGGCAAAACCCAG TTCTGCCTGAAGCTTGCGTTGTTAGCAGCTTTACCAGAATATTATGGAGGTTTAGATGGTCGAGTTGTGTATATTGACACGGAATTCAAGTTCTCTTCGCGGAG GATGATTGAGATTGGTCAGAAAAGTTTTCCTCAAATATTTCGACAAGAAGGCTTGGCACAAAAG ATGGCTGGGAGGATCCTAGTAACGCGACCAACATCTTTAGCTGATTTTACCAAGAG TTTGGAAGAGATGAAGGTGACTCTTCTTCAGCATGATGTGAAGTTACTCATTGTTGATAGCATGGCTGCTCTTATGTCTCT GGAGAATGAGAAGGCTACAGCGGGTTTCAGGCAACACCCTTTAAGATGGACTCTTTCTTTTCTTAA GTCTATAGCAGAGTTCTCAAGAGTTCCAGTCGTGGTTACAAACCAAGTACGCAGCCAAAGTAATGATGACGGTTACCATTTTtcctttgaag TGGACAAAAAGGATGGTAATAAATGTGCTGAAAGGTTTGATTCTCATCTTGTTGCTGCACTAGGGATTCAGTGGGCTCATGCCATAACTGTCCGTCTAGTCTTTGAATCTCATTCAG GCCACAGGTTCATCAAGGTGGCAAAATCACCTATGTCTCCAGCAGTAGCATTTCCATTCGTTGTTGAATCATCAGGCATTACATTACTAAGTGATGAAAGCATTGATGTGACAGGTCCTGAGATTACCTCAATTCGTTGTCAAG GTCAAAATGTTCTGGCTCGATAA
- the LOC136512317 gene encoding DNA repair protein RAD51 homolog 2-like isoform X1: MANMPVSEMRLPPHLAHLLAARRLDTAKVSLSIPPPLLPPLLLTARASGLRSVPIQDVLSLPEVELMAILDAGLPTARAAVALVSEAACPPCQTALALLEERVRLGGGGRLATTLCGLDEALGGGIPMGKLTEVVGPSGIGKTQLWFCTLQFCLKLALLAALPEYYGGLDGRVVYIDTEFKFSSRRMIEIGQKSFPQIFRQEGLAQKMAGRILVTRPTSLADFTKSLEEMKVTLLQHDVKLLIVDSMAALMSLENEKATAGFRQHPLRWTLSFLKSIAEFSRVPVVVTNQVRSQSNDDGYHFSFEVDKKDGNKCAERFDSHLVAALGIQWAHAITVRLVFESHSGHRFIKVAKSPMSPAVAFPFVVESSGITLLSDESIDVTGPEITSIRCQGQNVLAR, translated from the exons ATGGCGAACATGCCGGTATCGGAGATGCGGCTTCCTCCCCACCTCGCCCACCTCCTCGCCGCGCGCCGCCTCGACACCGCCAAGGTCAGCCTCTCGATTCCACCTCCATTGCTGCCGCCGCTACTCCTAACTGCGCGCGCCTCGGGCCTGCGCTCTGTCCCTATCCAGGACGTGCTGTCGCTGCCGGAGGTGGAGCTCATGGCCATCCTCGACGCCGGCCTCCCAACCGCACGCGCGGCCGTCGCCCTCGTCAGCGAGGCCGCCTGCCCGCCCTGCCAGACG GCGCTCGCACTTCTGGAGGAGCGCGTCAGGTTAGGAGGCGGCGGCCGGCTGGCCACCACGCTCTGCGGGTTGGACGAGGCATTGGGCGGAGGAATCCCCATGGGAAAGCTCACTGAGGTCGTTGGGCCCTCGGGGATCGGCAAAACCCAG TTATGGTTTTGCACACTGCAGTTCTGCCTGAAGCTTGCGTTGTTAGCAGCTTTACCAGAATATTATGGAGGTTTAGATGGTCGAGTTGTGTATATTGACACGGAATTCAAGTTCTCTTCGCGGAG GATGATTGAGATTGGTCAGAAAAGTTTTCCTCAAATATTTCGACAAGAAGGCTTGGCACAAAAG ATGGCTGGGAGGATCCTAGTAACGCGACCAACATCTTTAGCTGATTTTACCAAGAG TTTGGAAGAGATGAAGGTGACTCTTCTTCAGCATGATGTGAAGTTACTCATTGTTGATAGCATGGCTGCTCTTATGTCTCT GGAGAATGAGAAGGCTACAGCGGGTTTCAGGCAACACCCTTTAAGATGGACTCTTTCTTTTCTTAA GTCTATAGCAGAGTTCTCAAGAGTTCCAGTCGTGGTTACAAACCAAGTACGCAGCCAAAGTAATGATGACGGTTACCATTTTtcctttgaag TGGACAAAAAGGATGGTAATAAATGTGCTGAAAGGTTTGATTCTCATCTTGTTGCTGCACTAGGGATTCAGTGGGCTCATGCCATAACTGTCCGTCTAGTCTTTGAATCTCATTCAG GCCACAGGTTCATCAAGGTGGCAAAATCACCTATGTCTCCAGCAGTAGCATTTCCATTCGTTGTTGAATCATCAGGCATTACATTACTAAGTGATGAAAGCATTGATGTGACAGGTCCTGAGATTACCTCAATTCGTTGTCAAG GTCAAAATGTTCTGGCTCGATAA
- the LOC136512317 gene encoding DNA repair protein RAD51 homolog 2-like isoform X4, producing the protein MANMPVSEMRLPPHLAHLLAARRLDTAKDVLSLPEVELMAILDAGLPTARAAVALVSEAACPPCQTALALLEERVRLGGGGRLATTLCGLDEALGGGIPMGKLTEVVGPSGIGKTQFCLKLALLAALPEYYGGLDGRVVYIDTEFKFSSRRMIEIGQKSFPQIFRQEGLAQKMAGRILVTRPTSLADFTKSLEEMKVTLLQHDVKLLIVDSMAALMSLENEKATAGFRQHPLRWTLSFLKSIAEFSRVPVVVTNQVRSQSNDDGYHFSFEVDKKDGNKCAERFDSHLVAALGIQWAHAITVRLVFESHSGHRFIKVAKSPMSPAVAFPFVVESSGITLLSDESIDVTGPEITSIRCQGQNVLAR; encoded by the exons ATGGCGAACATGCCGGTATCGGAGATGCGGCTTCCTCCCCACCTCGCCCACCTCCTCGCCGCGCGCCGCCTCGACACCGCCAAG GACGTGCTGTCGCTGCCGGAGGTGGAGCTCATGGCCATCCTCGACGCCGGCCTCCCAACCGCACGCGCGGCCGTCGCCCTCGTCAGCGAGGCCGCCTGCCCGCCCTGCCAGACG GCGCTCGCACTTCTGGAGGAGCGCGTCAGGTTAGGAGGCGGCGGCCGGCTGGCCACCACGCTCTGCGGGTTGGACGAGGCATTGGGCGGAGGAATCCCCATGGGAAAGCTCACTGAGGTCGTTGGGCCCTCGGGGATCGGCAAAACCCAG TTCTGCCTGAAGCTTGCGTTGTTAGCAGCTTTACCAGAATATTATGGAGGTTTAGATGGTCGAGTTGTGTATATTGACACGGAATTCAAGTTCTCTTCGCGGAG GATGATTGAGATTGGTCAGAAAAGTTTTCCTCAAATATTTCGACAAGAAGGCTTGGCACAAAAG ATGGCTGGGAGGATCCTAGTAACGCGACCAACATCTTTAGCTGATTTTACCAAGAG TTTGGAAGAGATGAAGGTGACTCTTCTTCAGCATGATGTGAAGTTACTCATTGTTGATAGCATGGCTGCTCTTATGTCTCT GGAGAATGAGAAGGCTACAGCGGGTTTCAGGCAACACCCTTTAAGATGGACTCTTTCTTTTCTTAA GTCTATAGCAGAGTTCTCAAGAGTTCCAGTCGTGGTTACAAACCAAGTACGCAGCCAAAGTAATGATGACGGTTACCATTTTtcctttgaag TGGACAAAAAGGATGGTAATAAATGTGCTGAAAGGTTTGATTCTCATCTTGTTGCTGCACTAGGGATTCAGTGGGCTCATGCCATAACTGTCCGTCTAGTCTTTGAATCTCATTCAG GCCACAGGTTCATCAAGGTGGCAAAATCACCTATGTCTCCAGCAGTAGCATTTCCATTCGTTGTTGAATCATCAGGCATTACATTACTAAGTGATGAAAGCATTGATGTGACAGGTCCTGAGATTACCTCAATTCGTTGTCAAG GTCAAAATGTTCTGGCTCGATAA
- the LOC136512317 gene encoding DNA repair protein RAD51 homolog 2-like isoform X3, translated as MANMPVSEMRLPPHLAHLLAARRLDTAKDVLSLPEVELMAILDAGLPTARAAVALVSEAACPPCQTALALLEERVRLGGGGRLATTLCGLDEALGGGIPMGKLTEVVGPSGIGKTQLWFCTLQFCLKLALLAALPEYYGGLDGRVVYIDTEFKFSSRRMIEIGQKSFPQIFRQEGLAQKMAGRILVTRPTSLADFTKSLEEMKVTLLQHDVKLLIVDSMAALMSLENEKATAGFRQHPLRWTLSFLKSIAEFSRVPVVVTNQVRSQSNDDGYHFSFEVDKKDGNKCAERFDSHLVAALGIQWAHAITVRLVFESHSGHRFIKVAKSPMSPAVAFPFVVESSGITLLSDESIDVTGPEITSIRCQGQNVLAR; from the exons ATGGCGAACATGCCGGTATCGGAGATGCGGCTTCCTCCCCACCTCGCCCACCTCCTCGCCGCGCGCCGCCTCGACACCGCCAAG GACGTGCTGTCGCTGCCGGAGGTGGAGCTCATGGCCATCCTCGACGCCGGCCTCCCAACCGCACGCGCGGCCGTCGCCCTCGTCAGCGAGGCCGCCTGCCCGCCCTGCCAGACG GCGCTCGCACTTCTGGAGGAGCGCGTCAGGTTAGGAGGCGGCGGCCGGCTGGCCACCACGCTCTGCGGGTTGGACGAGGCATTGGGCGGAGGAATCCCCATGGGAAAGCTCACTGAGGTCGTTGGGCCCTCGGGGATCGGCAAAACCCAG TTATGGTTTTGCACACTGCAGTTCTGCCTGAAGCTTGCGTTGTTAGCAGCTTTACCAGAATATTATGGAGGTTTAGATGGTCGAGTTGTGTATATTGACACGGAATTCAAGTTCTCTTCGCGGAG GATGATTGAGATTGGTCAGAAAAGTTTTCCTCAAATATTTCGACAAGAAGGCTTGGCACAAAAG ATGGCTGGGAGGATCCTAGTAACGCGACCAACATCTTTAGCTGATTTTACCAAGAG TTTGGAAGAGATGAAGGTGACTCTTCTTCAGCATGATGTGAAGTTACTCATTGTTGATAGCATGGCTGCTCTTATGTCTCT GGAGAATGAGAAGGCTACAGCGGGTTTCAGGCAACACCCTTTAAGATGGACTCTTTCTTTTCTTAA GTCTATAGCAGAGTTCTCAAGAGTTCCAGTCGTGGTTACAAACCAAGTACGCAGCCAAAGTAATGATGACGGTTACCATTTTtcctttgaag TGGACAAAAAGGATGGTAATAAATGTGCTGAAAGGTTTGATTCTCATCTTGTTGCTGCACTAGGGATTCAGTGGGCTCATGCCATAACTGTCCGTCTAGTCTTTGAATCTCATTCAG GCCACAGGTTCATCAAGGTGGCAAAATCACCTATGTCTCCAGCAGTAGCATTTCCATTCGTTGTTGAATCATCAGGCATTACATTACTAAGTGATGAAAGCATTGATGTGACAGGTCCTGAGATTACCTCAATTCGTTGTCAAG GTCAAAATGTTCTGGCTCGATAA